The following proteins are encoded in a genomic region of Zea mays cultivar B73 chromosome 9, Zm-B73-REFERENCE-NAM-5.0, whole genome shotgun sequence:
- the LOC109942276 gene encoding uncharacterized protein, whose product MPSHPQQELDTQDEIPSLTTTQDSPATSMAKLSTCSNERNEGDAQRISELSNEELSSPPKRYLIIAHLSRALSLLDNECFPIYMNLLLDYLWICTYLLNT is encoded by the exons ATGCCTAGCCATCCTCAGCAAGAGTTGGATACACAGGATGAAATACCTAGCCTTACAACCACACAAGACTCTCCAGCAACATCAATGGCGAAACTATCTACCTGTAGCAACGAAAGAAACGAG GGTGATGCCCAGCGCATAAGTGAACTCAGCAATGAAGAGTTATCGTCGCCACCGAAAAG GTATTTAATTATTGCGCACCTATCAAGAGCACTATCACTTTTGGACAATGAATGCTTCCC tatatatatgaacctACTGTTAGACTATTTGTGGATCTGTACATATTTACTTAACACCTAG